A stretch of the Polyangiaceae bacterium genome encodes the following:
- a CDS encoding peptidyl-prolyl cis-trans isomerase, whose product MAHRFALALLLCACGGAPAPTPSNPSAPAAPSTPADECLAEASAPRTPKAGAPDMLTLSHILVRHKDLKRSEGATRSRGEACLRAREAREKLLAGAEWDAVAKEYSDAGDATGGKLGSVSKSELDETFANAAFALDAGELSHVVETPRGFHVIARSQ is encoded by the coding sequence ATGGCCCACCGATTCGCCCTCGCGTTGCTGCTCTGTGCTTGCGGCGGCGCGCCCGCCCCGACACCGTCCAATCCCAGCGCCCCGGCCGCCCCGAGCACGCCCGCTGACGAGTGCCTGGCCGAGGCCTCGGCGCCGCGCACGCCGAAGGCGGGCGCCCCGGACATGCTCACGCTCTCGCACATTCTCGTGCGGCACAAGGATCTCAAGCGCTCCGAAGGCGCCACGCGCAGCCGCGGCGAAGCATGCCTGCGCGCGCGGGAGGCGCGCGAGAAGCTGCTGGCCGGCGCGGAGTGGGACGCCGTCGCGAAGGAGTACAGCGACGCCGGTGACGCCACGGGCGGCAAGCTGGGCAGCGTCTCGAAGAGCGAGCTCGACGAGACCTTCGCGAACGCCGCCTTTGCGCTGGACGCCGGTGAGCTGAGCCACGTGGTGGAGACGCCGCGCGGCTTTCACGTGATCGCGCGCAGCCAGTAG
- a CDS encoding aminotransferase class I/II-fold pyridoxal phosphate-dependent enzyme, with product MTLSQRGRRLVESPPAAEYLQAHFARSAAPFDPELRPDGYVPLCVAENKLVTDLLAPKLGAARDVPARVLGYDAMIGSLDFRERLAAFMGQRFLGRSVRAEQLAVLSGAGSVLELLFHVIADPGDGVLVPTPSYAGFWPDLETRDELRVVPVHTQSSEGFRLTPERLDAACAAAGRPVRALLFTSPDNPMGRVYDASELEAVLVWAERAGVHLVVDEIYALSVFGARPFVSAASLRPALGQRLHIVWAFSKDFAASGLRTGVMVSENAEVLRAVDGLAYWACSSGLTQLALGELISDRAWLETYLTTMRARLGEAYRRVAGALDEQGIEHLPSGAGFFLLVDLRRFLAAPTWDAEAALWRRLLDTANVNLTPGAACRVGEPGFMRLCFAGVPTDAAVHAVQRIGQVLRA from the coding sequence ATGACCCTGTCCCAGCGCGGCCGACGGCTGGTGGAGAGCCCGCCCGCCGCCGAGTACCTGCAGGCGCACTTCGCGCGCTCGGCCGCGCCCTTCGACCCGGAGCTCCGCCCGGACGGCTACGTTCCGCTCTGCGTCGCCGAGAACAAGCTCGTGACCGACCTGCTCGCGCCGAAGCTCGGCGCCGCCCGGGACGTCCCGGCGCGCGTGCTCGGCTACGACGCCATGATCGGCTCGCTCGACTTCCGCGAACGCCTCGCGGCGTTCATGGGCCAGCGCTTCCTCGGGCGAAGCGTCCGCGCCGAGCAGCTCGCCGTGCTCTCGGGAGCCGGCAGCGTGCTCGAGCTGTTGTTTCACGTCATCGCCGATCCGGGCGACGGCGTACTGGTCCCGACCCCGAGCTACGCCGGCTTCTGGCCGGATCTCGAGACCCGCGACGAGCTCCGCGTCGTGCCGGTGCACACGCAGAGCAGCGAGGGATTTCGCCTGACCCCGGAGCGGCTCGACGCCGCCTGCGCCGCGGCGGGGCGACCCGTGCGTGCGCTGCTCTTCACCTCGCCCGACAACCCCATGGGTCGGGTCTACGACGCCTCGGAGCTCGAGGCCGTGCTCGTCTGGGCGGAGCGGGCCGGCGTGCATCTGGTAGTGGACGAGATCTACGCGCTGTCCGTGTTCGGCGCGCGTCCGTTCGTGAGCGCGGCGAGCCTCCGCCCGGCCTTGGGCCAGCGCCTGCACATCGTCTGGGCGTTCTCCAAGGACTTCGCGGCGAGCGGCCTGCGCACCGGCGTGATGGTGAGCGAGAACGCGGAGGTCCTGCGGGCCGTGGACGGGCTCGCCTACTGGGCGTGCTCTTCCGGTCTCACCCAGCTCGCGCTCGGCGAGCTGATCTCCGATCGCGCGTGGCTCGAGACCTACTTGACCACGATGCGCGCGCGCCTGGGCGAGGCCTACCGGCGCGTCGCCGGCGCGCTGGACGAGCAGGGCATCGAGCACCTGCCCTCCGGCGCGGGCTTCTTCCTGCTGGTCGACCTGCGGCGCTTCCTCGCGGCGCCGACCTGGGACGCCGAGGCGGCGCTTTGGCGACGGCTGCTCGACACCGCCAACGTGAACCTGACCCCAGGCGCGGCGTGCCGCGTGGGCGAGCCGGGCTTCATGCGCCTGTGCTTCGCCGGCGTCCCGACCGACGCCGCGGTCCACGCGGTCCAGCGGATCGGGCAGGTCCTCCGGGCTTGA